From Caldicellulosiruptor hydrothermalis 108, a single genomic window includes:
- a CDS encoding 6-phosphofructokinase, translating to MPKEGNCVVAQSGGPTAVINASLLGVIEEAMKQHPIRAIYGAKNGIIGLIDEELYDLRMEDPEELKLLKTTPSSALGSCRYQLKPFEHDEKDYIKIFNVFEAHNIRYFFYIGGNDSMDTADKLTRYAQKIGYDICIIGIPKTIDNDLVMTDHCPGFGSAAKYIATSVMEIARDAVVYPTNIVTIIEVMGRNAGWLAAASALASKDIGAPDLIYLPEVPFSIDKFLDDVRNIHKKTGKITIVVSEGIKDKEGKYIADMSHKFGIDAFGHVQLGGAAFVLENIIREEVEKRVKSIQFNVLQRSAAHIMSKTDVEEAYMVGRMAVRYAVEGACGYMVAIKRDSDNPYSSSTELVELNKVANAEKLVPLAWISHDGNYVKEDALNYIQPLIEGEVEVKYERGLPRYAKLRKIMVPKKVV from the coding sequence ATGCCAAAAGAAGGTAACTGCGTGGTTGCGCAATCAGGTGGACCAACTGCTGTCATCAACGCATCGCTTCTGGGTGTTATTGAAGAAGCTATGAAACAGCACCCAATCCGTGCTATTTATGGTGCTAAAAATGGAATCATTGGTCTTATTGATGAAGAGCTTTACGACCTCAGAATGGAAGACCCTGAAGAGTTAAAACTTTTAAAGACAACTCCATCCTCTGCTTTAGGTTCTTGCAGGTATCAGCTCAAGCCTTTTGAACATGATGAAAAAGACTATATCAAGATTTTCAATGTATTTGAGGCGCACAACATCCGCTACTTTTTCTATATAGGCGGAAATGACTCAATGGACACAGCTGACAAGCTCACACGATATGCACAAAAAATTGGGTATGACATTTGCATAATTGGAATTCCAAAGACAATTGACAATGACCTTGTGATGACAGACCACTGCCCGGGTTTTGGAAGTGCTGCAAAGTACATTGCAACATCTGTGATGGAGATTGCAAGAGATGCAGTGGTGTACCCAACAAACATTGTTACTATAATTGAAGTGATGGGAAGAAACGCTGGCTGGCTTGCAGCAGCATCTGCACTGGCATCCAAAGATATAGGCGCACCAGATTTAATATACCTTCCTGAAGTTCCATTTTCAATTGACAAGTTTTTGGATGATGTAAGAAATATCCACAAAAAAACTGGAAAGATCACTATTGTGGTTTCAGAGGGCATAAAAGACAAAGAAGGAAAGTATATTGCTGATATGAGCCACAAGTTTGGAATAGACGCGTTTGGACATGTACAGCTTGGCGGAGCAGCATTTGTTTTAGAGAACATCATCCGCGAAGAAGTGGAAAAGAGAGTAAAATCAATTCAATTCAACGTACTGCAGCGCAGTGCTGCTCATATCATGTCCAAAACTGATGTTGAAGAAGCGTACATGGTTGGACGTATGGCAGTAAGGTACGCGGTTGAAGGCGCTTGTGGATACATGGTAGCAATAAAACGCGACAGTGACAATCCTTATTCAAGTTCGACAGAACTTGTTGAGCTGAACAAGGTTGCAAACGCTGAAAAGCTTGTCCCACTTGCATGGATCTCACATGACGGCAACTATGTAAAAGAAGATGCTCTAAATTATATCCAACCGCTCATTGAAGGTGAAGTTGAAGTCAAGTACGAAAGAGGTCTTCCTCGATATGCAAAGCTCAGAAAGATAATGGTGCCAAAGAAGGTTGTATAA